One part of the Lotus japonicus ecotype B-129 chromosome 2, LjGifu_v1.2 genome encodes these proteins:
- the LOC130741144 gene encoding protein NRT1/ PTR FAMILY 6.3-like has protein sequence MPHLPNPSLGTKIFTSPLTSKMSTLPQTQGQTIQDAWDYKGRPAERSKTGGWTSAAMILGIEGCERLTTLGIAVNLVTYLTGTMHMGNASSANVVTNFMGTSFMLCLFGGFLADTFIGRYLTSAIFAAIQAAGVTILTISTIIPGLHPPRCKEESSESCEPANTAQLMVLYLALYTIALGTGGVKSSVSGFGSDQFDETDEGEKKQMVMFFNWFFFFISIGSLAAVTILVYIQDHLGRDWGYGICATTILVFLAVFLAGTRRYRFKKLVGSPLTQIAVVYVAAWRKRRLELPSDPSLLYNVHDIDDETLRKKKQMLPHSKQFRFLDKAAIKDPKIDVKTATERKWYLSTLTDVEEVKLVQRMLPIWATTIMFWTVYAQMTTFSVSQATTLDRHIGKSFQIPAGSLTLFFVGSILLTVPIYDRIIVPIAKKLLKNPQGLTPLQRIGVGLVFSILAMMAAALTEVKRLHVARAHGLVDNPDSVLPMSVFWLVPQFFFVGSGEAFTYIGQLDFFLRECPKGMKTMSTGLFLSTLSLGFFVSSLLVTLVHKLTGHRNAWLADNLNQGKLDYFYWLLAVLSGLNLVVFLVCAKWYVYKDKRLAQEGIELEDQDTSSHA, from the exons ATGCCACACTTGCCCAATCCCTCTCTTGGTACCAAAATTTTCACTTCACCACTCACATCCAAAATGAGCACTCTTCCTCAAACACAGGGCCAAACCATCCAAGATGCTTGGGACTACAAGGGTCGTCCAGCAGAGAGATCCAAAACTGGTGGTTGGACTTCCGCTGCCATGATCTTAG GGATAGAAGGATGTGAGAGGTTAACAACTCTGGGTATCGCCGTCAATTTGGTGACATACCTCACCGGCACCATGCATATGGGAAATGCTTCCTCTGCCAACGTTGTCACCAACTTCATGGGAACATCTTTCATGCTCTGTTTATTCGGTGGGTTTCTAGCAGACACTTTCATCGGCAG ATACCTCACTTCAGCCATTTTTGCAGCCATTCAAGCAGCG GGTGTAACGATCTTGACGATTTCAACCATAATCCCGGGCCTTCATCCTCCGCGATGcaaagaggaaagttcagaatCTTGCGAGCCTGCAAACACCGCACAACTAATGGTGCTCTATTTAGCTCTCTACACCATAGCCCTCGGCACCGGTGGAGTGAAATCGAGCGTCTCGGGATTCGGGTCTGACCAATTCGATGAGACGGACGAAGGTGAAAAGAAACAGATGGTGATGTTCTTCaactggttcttcttcttcataagCATAGGGTCACTGGCGGCGGTGACGATTCTCGTGTACATTCAGGATCATTTAGGAAGAGATTGGGGTTATGGGATTTGTGCCACCACGATTTTGGTGTTCCTTGCGGTGTTCTTGGCGGGGACGAGGAGGTACCGGTTCAAGAAACTGGTGGGGAGTCCGCTGACGCAGATTGCAGTGGTGTATGTGGCGGCGTGGAGGAAGAGGAGGTTGGAACTTCCGTCTGATCCGTCGTTGCTGTACAACGTTCATGATATTGACGATGAAACGCtcaggaagaagaagcagatgTTGCCACATAGCAAACAGTTCAG ATTTTTGGACAAGGCAGCAATAAAGGACCCAAAGATAGATGTCAAAACAGCAACAGAGAGGAAGTGGTATCTATCAACCTTAACAGACGTCGAAGAAGTGAAACTAGTACAAAGAATGCTACCCATATGGGCCACAACCATCATGTTCTGGACAGTCTACGCCCAAATGACTACTTTCTCAGTCTCACAAGCAACCACACTCGACCGCCACATTGGAAAATCATTCCAAATCCCAGCAGGATCCCTAACATTATTCTTCGTTGGAAGCATCCTCCTAACTGTCCCTATTTACGACCGCATCATCGTTCCTATTGCAAAAAAATTGTTGAAGAACCCACAAGGGCTAACCCCACTGCAACGCATTGGGGTTGGCCTGGTGTTCTCAATCCTAGCCATGATGGCTGCAGCATTGACAGAAGTAAAGCGGTTGCATGTGGCACGTGCACATGGCTTGGTGGACAACCCTGACTCGGTGCTTCCGATGAGCGTGTTCTGGCTGGTCCCACAATTCTTCTTTGTGGGATCAGGGGAGGCGTTTACTTACATAGGACAGTTGGACTTCTTCCTTAGGGAATGTCCAAAAGGGATGAAAACCATGAGCACGGGTTTGTTTCTTAGCACACTATCATTGGGGTTTTTCGTCAGCTCCCTGTTGGTGACATTGGTGCACAAGTTGACGGGCCACCGTAATGCGTGGCTTGCGGATAACCTTAACCAAGGGAAGCTCGATTACTTCTATTGGCTCTTGGCGGTTTTGAGTGGTTTGAATTTGGTGGTGTTCTTGGTTTGTGCTAAGTGGTATGTGTACAAGGACAAAAGGCTTGCTCAGGAAGGCATAGAATTGGAGGATCAAGACACTTCTAGCCATGCATAG